A window from Intestinimonas massiliensis (ex Afouda et al. 2020) encodes these proteins:
- a CDS encoding F420-0--gamma-glutamyl ligase has product MQFQVNDSKNVTIQVGDRYFARNAIQTHFVQIGENYIDLVKRYVAPLYQEGDILSISEKIVALCQKRVVYKKDMRLSWLARFLSKFAMHSEAGIGVDSPWKMQFAIDHCGTLKVIWAAICAGVGKLFGKHGIFYDMVGQEITGLDGFYDHVFDVYGQFGIRIPENSSGVCDEIYAATGVKAMIVDANDLTRDLLGKAQALEEPEADLLGMIRDNPAGQSAQCTPFILIRPIAAEEVEACEAARVQTVELDPKTVTTAGGEA; this is encoded by the coding sequence ATGCAATTTCAGGTAAACGACAGCAAAAACGTCACCATCCAGGTGGGAGACCGCTATTTCGCCCGCAACGCCATCCAGACCCACTTCGTCCAGATCGGCGAGAACTACATCGACCTGGTGAAGCGGTACGTGGCCCCCCTCTATCAGGAGGGGGACATCCTCTCCATCAGCGAAAAGATTGTCGCCCTGTGCCAGAAGCGGGTGGTATATAAGAAGGACATGCGCCTGAGCTGGCTGGCCAGGTTCCTCAGCAAGTTCGCCATGCACTCCGAGGCGGGCATTGGTGTGGACAGCCCCTGGAAGATGCAGTTTGCCATCGACCACTGCGGGACCCTGAAGGTCATCTGGGCGGCGATCTGCGCCGGCGTGGGCAAGCTCTTCGGCAAGCACGGCATTTTCTACGACATGGTGGGCCAGGAGATCACCGGCCTGGACGGTTTCTATGACCACGTGTTCGACGTGTACGGTCAGTTTGGCATCCGCATCCCGGAGAATTCCTCCGGGGTCTGCGACGAGATTTACGCCGCCACCGGGGTAAAGGCCATGATCGTGGACGCCAACGACCTGACCCGGGACCTTCTGGGCAAGGCCCAGGCGCTGGAGGAGCCCGAGGCCGATCTGCTGGGCATGATCCGGGACAATCCGGCGGGCCAGTCCGCCCAGTGCACCCCCTTCATCCTCATCCGGCCCATCGCCGCGGAAGAGGTGGAGGCCTGCGAGGCTGCCCGGGTCCAGACCGTGGAGCTGGATCCCAAGACGGTGACCACCGCCGGCGGCGAGGCGTGA